In the Pseudonocardia sediminis genome, GCAGAAGTGGCGCACCTACACCGTGCCGAAGCCGGGGGAGAAGGGCTCGGAGACGTGGCCCGACGACGGCGAGGCCTGGCAGCGTGGCGGCGCGAACCACTGGGTCACCGGCACCTACGACCCGGAGCTGAACCTCTACTTCGCGGGCACCGGTAACCCGGCTCCCGACTTCGACGGCGAGGTCCGCCCCGGCGACAACCTCTACACCGACAGCGTGGTCGCGCTGGACGTGGACTCCGGCGAGATCAAGTGGCACTACCAGTTCACCCCGCACGATCTCTGGGACTACGACTCCACCATGGAGATGACCCTTTTCGAGCGGGACGGCAAGAAGCTCATGGCCCACTTCGACAAGAACGGGTACATGTTCGTCCTCGACCGCACCAACGGCGAGCTGCAGGACGTCACGCCGTTCGTCGACCGGATCGACTGGGGGGTCATCACCCGCGACGGCAAGGTGACCCCGCGGAAGTACCCGGACAAGGAGGGCGAGCCCTGCCACTTCTTCCCCGGCCCGGCCGGTGCGAAGGAATGGACCCACGCGTCGTACAACCCCGAGCACGACCTGTTCTACGTGCCGGTCGCCGACGTGGGCGCCACCGCCACCCGGCGTCGCCGTGAGTTCAAGGAGGGCATGCCCTACTGGGGTGCCGCCGTCGAGGTCGACATCGACGACATGGCCGGCTCGGTCAGCGCGTTCGACTCCCACGGTGAGGAGAAGTGGCGCTACCGGCTCGACAACATGCCGATGGCCGCCTCGACCCTGAGCACCGCGGGCGACGTGGTGTTCGCCGGCACCCCGGCGGGCGACTTCCTGGGGCTGCACGCCCAGACGGGCGAGAAGCTCTGGAGCTTCCAGTGCGGCAGCGGTCACCACAGCAGCCCGAGCACCTACATGATCGACGGCAAGCAGTACGTGGCCGTGCCGGTCGGCTGGGGTGGCTGGCTGGAGGGCATCGTCCCGGGTCTGTCCGGCCAGGGACACGGTGCTTCGCTGATCGTGTTCTCCCTCTGATCGACACGTTCCTCTGACGTGCTGCCGACCGGTGGTCGGGCCGTTCCCACGCGGAACGGCCCGGCCACCGGTTCGGTGTTTCAGCCGACGGCGACGGAAACGATGGTGATGTGATGACCCGGTCCACGGAGACCCGGCGCGAGGAGTACCTGCCGTGCCTGTACTGCGGACAGCGCTACGGGCCGGACGACGTCGCGCTGCACACCGAGCCGGTGCACTGCGGGCGGTGCATCACGTGCGTCGACAAGCCCGCATGCTTCGACTGCCGCCTCATGTACTGCGTGTGTGACGTGCACCAGTACCGGGGCTGACGCCGCGGGCCCCGCGGCCGCCGGGTCAGATCTCCAGTGCCCGGCGGACCGTCGGGGTGTTCCGCCGGGAGACCGGCACCATCGTCCTGGCCTGGTCGTCCATCACCAGGACCAGCTCGCCCTTGTCCCGGCGCTCGACCTCCCGGATGCGGCTGAGGTTCACGACGTACTGGCGGTGCACCCGCAGGAAGCCGGAGTCGCACAGCTCGGTCTCGAGCCGGTCGAGTCCGGGCGAGGTCGACCGCAACAGCCCCTCGTCGGTCGACAGCCACACGTCGTTGCCGTCCGACTGGGCGAACGACACCTCGGGCGTCCGGAGCAGGACCATGCGGTTCTCGCGCGTGGCGACCATCCGGCGCGGCTGCGTCCGGGGCGGTACGTCCTCCGCCGTACGGGGGAGCGGATTGCCCTCCGAGACGCCGAACGAGACCACGTTGCCGACGAGGTGCCCGGCCAGGAACACCGGCCGGAAGCTGATCGACGTCGGCTCGTTGGAGAGCCGGGTGACGATCTGCGTGGAGCCTGTCCAGTCGGGATCGCGTGCGGCCTGCTCGGCGGCGAACCGGGCGGCCTGGATGAACTCGGGCAGCTCCGGTCTCCAGCGCACCGCGGGATCGGGCACCGGCGAGGAGCCCGGGATGCCGAGGAGCACCCCCGCGGCGTCGTCGGCGAGGACGACCCGGCCCGCGGGGTCCACGGCCGCGAGCGTCGCGCTCGAACCCGACCTGGCCTGGGCGAAGGCGGCCATCAGCTCGGCGCCGTCGTTCCGGGCGCGCTGGCGCAGGACGCGCTGGGTCATCGTGGCGGCGTTGCCGAGCCAGGCGCCCACGGTTCCGGGGAGCTCGGTGCGCCAGCAGGAGACGTTCAGTACGGCGATCGGTTTCCCGGTCACCACGTCCCGGACCGCCACGCCGGCGCACGTCCAGTCGTGGAACGCCTGGCACCAGTGCTCGGCGCCGCGGATCAGTACGGGGCCGTGCGACATCAGCGCCGTGCCCATGCCGTTCGTCCCGGCGGCACCCTCCGACCAGCAGAACCACTGGGCCAGGTTGGCCTCGTCGGCGACGGTGCGCGTCTCCGGGTCGCCCCACTGGGCCAGGACCCGCCCGATGGCGTCGGTGATGGTCACGATGCCGCCGGTGGTGCTGACCTCGTGCGCCATCGCCGCGGCGCGGAACCCGAGCTCGGCGATCACCACGTCGTGCTCCAGCGCGTGGTCGGCCTCGGCGACAGCCGCCGGGGCCTTGGAGAGGTTCGGGTCGACCCGGTACTGGTCCCGGCACCGGTGCCAGGAGATCGCTATCTCGGGCCGCACGCCGTTGAGTTCGTCCTCGCCCCCGGCGAACCGCTCCCACGCTCGGCGGACCGCCGTGTCACCTCGGCTGCTGGAGCCGGGGTCGGGACGGCGTACCTGGGACAATGCGAGACCGCCTTCGGTCTGTCGGGCCGGGCGCG is a window encoding:
- a CDS encoding PQQ-dependent dehydrogenase, methanol/ethanol family, which encodes MTIEYTDAGKAINQSQLSTLKHTAPDVTRGLDYERILQARSESQNWITYYGDYDGKRHSLLDQINAGNVENLKVAWMFQASATGMMASTSTYAFEACPIVVDGVMFVTGWDGWLWALDAKTGEQLWRYKHAVPIDVTLCCANVNRGCAVANGKVYMVTQNAQLVCLDATNGQKIWQKTIGDVRAGESASIAPLVIKDFLITGSAGGEYGVRGHIDAWDLETGEQKWRTYTVPKPGEKGSETWPDDGEAWQRGGANHWVTGTYDPELNLYFAGTGNPAPDFDGEVRPGDNLYTDSVVALDVDSGEIKWHYQFTPHDLWDYDSTMEMTLFERDGKKLMAHFDKNGYMFVLDRTNGELQDVTPFVDRIDWGVITRDGKVTPRKYPDKEGEPCHFFPGPAGAKEWTHASYNPEHDLFYVPVADVGATATRRRREFKEGMPYWGAAVEVDIDDMAGSVSAFDSHGEEKWRYRLDNMPMAASTLSTAGDVVFAGTPAGDFLGLHAQTGEKLWSFQCGSGHHSSPSTYMIDGKQYVAVPVGWGGWLEGIVPGLSGQGHGASLIVFSL
- a CDS encoding recombination activating protein 1; this encodes MTRSTETRREEYLPCLYCGQRYGPDDVALHTEPVHCGRCITCVDKPACFDCRLMYCVCDVHQYRG
- a CDS encoding DNA-binding protein, with amino-acid sequence MRPEIAISWHRCRDQYRVDPNLSKAPAAVAEADHALEHDVVIAELGFRAAAMAHEVSTTGGIVTITDAIGRVLAQWGDPETRTVADEANLAQWFCWSEGAAGTNGMGTALMSHGPVLIRGAEHWCQAFHDWTCAGVAVRDVVTGKPIAVLNVSCWRTELPGTVGAWLGNAATMTQRVLRQRARNDGAELMAAFAQARSGSSATLAAVDPAGRVVLADDAAGVLLGIPGSSPVPDPAVRWRPELPEFIQAARFAAEQAARDPDWTGSTQIVTRLSNEPTSISFRPVFLAGHLVGNVVSFGVSEGNPLPRTAEDVPPRTQPRRMVATRENRMVLLRTPEVSFAQSDGNDVWLSTDEGLLRSTSPGLDRLETELCDSGFLRVHRQYVVNLSRIREVERRDKGELVLVMDDQARTMVPVSRRNTPTVRRALEI